TTTTTTGCTAAGACAAAAAAGGGGTGCGGGTTTATTTTTGCAGTTCAGTCAACTTCATTTCCCGGGCTATTCATGCGCGCGGCAGCAGCGATACTTGTACCGCTGAAATTCTCTAATCCGGTAAAAGTATCAGAACCACCAAAGTAGCCACTTTTCACTTTTCACTTACCAAAATCTTCCCTGTACTCTCATGCCGCTCATATCCGCCCGGCAAAGCCAACCGCCACACGTACATCCCCGAAGGCAACCCCGATAAATCGAGGATCTGCGTAAAAGTCCCCTTCAGGGGATTTAGGGGTGATTGGGTTTGGGGTGAAGGGGTTAGGGACGAGCCACCGGCAGGTAATACCTGATACCGCACCTTTTGCCCTTGTAAATCATACAATTCTACCACGCCAAAGGACAACTGCGGGGGGAGGGAATAGGTAATTTGGGCGGTACCGTTATTGGGTACAGGGTTTGGAAATACCTGTGCCTGCACATACTGCCGTACACCGGTCTGAATGGGGTTTATACCTATTGGATATTCCACGCTGCTGCATGGTGCTGTACCGCAGGTGTTGCCAAGACTGTCCACTTTTAATACCCAGCTCTTAGTGGGAGAATTAGAATTGAAACCTGCCAAAACAAAACCACCATCGGGAGTGGGTTCTATATCACGGATGTAATCATCATCGGTATTTGTGTCAGACGAAATAGGTGCTTCCCAAAGTATATCGCCCTCCTCAGAAATAGCTGTGATGGCTACCTCCCATATTGGCGGAGGGCCATAAGCAATAGGTACGGCAATTATTAATCCCGTTTCAGGATAGTAATAATGGGCAGATGACGGACTATAAGAGTTGTTTTTCAAGTGTGTTTTAGGTTGCCCTATGATTGTGCCATTAGCGGCAGAAAGATTGGCAAGGTACAGCCCTTTTTTATCAGGGAGGGTACTTTTTATTAACCCCATTAACATGAGGTTGCCGTTTGCCAGTTGAAATACCTTGCATCCGCCATCATCGTCATTGGTGCCAAAGGTTTTTTGCCATTGCAGCGTGCCGATGCTGTCTGTTTTGACCACATACATATCATAGCCCGTGCTGTTGCTATAGCGGTAGCCCGATAAAACATAGCCCCCGTCTTGCGTTTGTTCAGCATACAGTAAGGTCGCCCACATGCCGTAAGTAGCGTCCCACAACTGATTTCCTGTTGAATCAACTTTGAGAATGTAAAATTGACTCGGGCCATAGGTCGTATTGTCATTGAAATATTGTTGTCTGATTCCCGCAATTAAACACCCGTTGTTTTGATGTATTAACAAATGCGTTCCTGTTTCAACTGATGTTGGCGTTTCATATTGTTTTTTCCATAAAATATCGCCCTCGGCGGTTATTTTTATTAATAAAAAATCTGATAACGCACTCGGGTTACTCCTTTCTGCACCCACAAAGTAATTGCCGTCGAATGTGGCGACAAAGCTGTTGCCAAAGAAGATTGCGCTATATTGAACATCCCCGTCCAATATCTCTGTCCATTCCGAATCTCCAATCAAATTGATTTTGCGTAAATAAGTGGCGGAGTATCCACCGGAAGCATTAAAATCGCCAACAACTAAATATCCATCTGATATCGGTTTAACGGCAACGGACCCCATACTGATACTATCTTCATAATAAGTTTGGTTGAAATAAACAGTTTGGGTATGCAATGCGGAGTAATAACAAAGAAAGGCTATTAGTGAAACAATTATTTTTTTCATTACAATTTGTTTTTGAGGGTTGCAGCAAATACAAAAAGCCTTGTTTGCCTGAATAGTATTCAATTCAGGCAAACAAGGGATGGTTGGTTGGTTTACCGTATAACGGCTAATTTTTGAGTATATAGTGCGCCGCTTGTAGTTTTAAGGTGTAGTAAGTAAAAACCATTGGGATAATCTGCGATTTGCAAGGTAATATTTGGCTGGACAACCGGCAGTTGGTCTATTATTCTGCCCTGTAAATCCAGTACATATAATTTTGCATTCCTAAATATTTCGGGCAGCGTGATGTATATCTGAACTTGGGTGTTGGCAGGGTTGGGGTACAAGTACATGCTTGTTTCTTCGGCTTTTGGGCTGTTTTTAGCTTTGGGAGGCGCGAGTGGCGTTTTATCAAAAGTTTCGGCATAGTGGGCCGCAATAAGGCTCTGTGCCAGTGTATTTTGTGCGCTGATCTCGTTATTTGCCAGGCTGCGCAACAGGGTTTCCTGTTCGCTCATGGTCTTACCCGGTCCTGCCGGCGGTTGAATGCCGTTTAGTATTTGCAAATAAAGGTTTACAAATTCTATGTTTTCGGTATTGTCTAAGGGTATATCGGCAAGTTTTAGCATGGCGTTAATGCTATCGGCTTCATCTGTATAAGTGGCGACCAACATTTTATCGGTTTCGATGCGTTGCAGTTCTTCCAGGTCGGTTTTGGCTTGGGCGGTTTGTTGGAGGTGAAGGCGTTCTTGTATTAAGCCGGTATAGAGGCGCATTTGCTCTTCAGGGTCGTTGGTCTGACTGAGTAACTGCTGCCAACATTCCGGGTTACAGGGGTCGTCAAAAGCACAATGACTTTGTTGAATTGATGGGAAACACTCAAACACATCTACGCCACCCGGTATTTCAACATTTAAAGTAGGGGCAAATACTGCACTTTGTGCTCTGTATGTAAAGTCGGCATTGGTAGCATTGTATATGTTAAGGTAATCAATACCATTTGGGTTGGGCTTAAAGCTGTTCCGGCGGGCTAATTTAGGTTCAAATTCCTCGCAAATTCCTTGGTCGTTCAGGTAATCTGTTGGGTTAAATTTAATAATCAACCAATCCATATTTATCGGGTAGTTGTATTGGTTGCAATCAATGATGAGATTAGGGTTTTTTCCCGAAAAAATATTGGCTACGGCAAATGTACCGCTAAAGGAGTTTTCTGTTACAGTGCCGGCAGCATAGTCAATATCTCTGCGCAGTTCAAGGGCAACGTTTAGATTTGGAGAAGCATCGGAGCAGGTAAACGAATTATTGCCGATATAATAACCGCTGGCACGTTCTGTAAAAATGCCATAACCTCCATCTATGTTATTGCCAAAGTGGGTTACATCAAAATGGTTGTTCTCTATTTGGGCAAAAATACCGCCATTTAAAGTAAGTGCTTTATTGGTGGCTAAAAAATCATTGTTCTGTACACTGATTACAGAGGTTAACGAGGGTCCGGCATAATAGTCTATTCCTTTATACAGATTTTCAAATCGATTGCCGGAACCGGTTTCGCCTACCCGCATACCTGTTCCGGTATTAAAAATTCCGATGCCCCGCTGTTTTGTTTCAACTATACTTTGCAAATTGATAAAGACATTATTTTTTATGGGCGAGTACAGCTTACCGCTTCTGCTTGCTATACCTACCGGTTGTCCGTATATGCCGGTACCTGCTATATAGTCGTCTGTGATTTCAAAGCGGCAATTTTGTATGTGGCTAATGCGCAAAAGGGCATTGTTTGGGTTTGCAATCAGCACTCCGACCTGATTGTTTTTAAATAAGGTATTGCCTTCTGCCCAAATAATACCACCAGTGTTGGCAATAATCCCGTCCTGATTGTTCAGCATAGCGGTTGCCACACCTATTCTGGCGTTTTCTATTTTGGCATTGTTATATAGGTATGCTATTCCATGTGCGGGTGCAAAATCGGTCAGTGGGTTGAACGGTTCGGCGGGGTGTGGTTCGTCGGGATTGCCAAGTATTTGAATGCCTTGCCATCGCTCATTATCACAACCGTTGCTTACCGTGCCACCGTCAACTATCAGTTTTGCGCCGGGCATTACCGATATCCAGGGCATCTTTAGGCATTAATAAAAGGTTCTTGAGGGTAAGGCTTGCACCCGGCATAACCATAATATCACTATACACTCTCATATAGCAGTTCCATGTTTCATTACTTGTAACCTCTATCGGGTAATCAATTGAATATGGACAATTTCGCACATAGCTGCTAACAGTTCTTTCGGTTAATGACTTGTGGCAGTGACCTAACTCATTTATAGTTATGGTATTGTGGGCTGTAGCTGGGTTGCCCCATTGCGTAACCATAAATCTGTCGCAGGTGCCATTTGTAGGAGAACCCAAATTTTCTTCTAAATCTGGCAAGTTTAAACAATGCCCTAATTCGTGCGACAAAGTCCATTCATTAATCATCCATTCAATTGGATAATTATTAGGTTTAAATTCTAACTCAATTTTAGTAAAAGTCCTAAACATAAATACAAAAGGCAGTTGTCCACCACCGCTACTACTGCCAAAACCTGGTGTGTTTGCTATTGCGCCTGCATTGCTGCTGTATAGTGCTTCTACAAAAAATATATTGATTTCTTTAGTCTTATTGACACCATAGTTTTGAAATAATGAGTAGAATAGCACAGAGGAGTTTGTCGCAGGTGGCGGAGCAAATAAATTATATGTGCGTCTTCGTCCAAATAAGTAATTCCCGAAAGTTTGAACCGAATATAACTTTCACCATCATTGTACACATTACAACCGGTAGAAGCATCTTTAGGTTTAAAATCTGAATAATAACTGTTTATCCCTGCTTCCAGCCCGTTCAGGTATTCCTGATGTAATTCATCATCTTCCTGAAAATTCCCTGACCCGTCAGAACGTCTGACAATTATAAACCTCATAGCTATTTCTTTAGTTACATGGTTTTCAAGCCAATACTCTAAATTTGATGAAACACAGGTACTCAAAGGTTCAGGCAAATCATTTATTACTCCCCCACAATCCTCATGCATTTGCGATTGTACCGGCATTTGAAACAGCATGGTTAAAATAAACATAAATAATCTGATTGCCCGTTTGCGGGGGGGCAGGAATCTAAGTAAAACTCTTTCTTTTTCATAGTTTCGTTGATTTATAGTTTGTAAAAAATAGGTAATTGTTATATGGTGGCTTAGAATTTAATAAATACTTTTCTGTTCATTGTCCCCTATTTATAGTCGCTTTTCATATATACATGTACAAAGCTAACTTTTTATGAATACCCTTGTATCTTTTATGGTAATTTTTTTAAAAATAAGTTTGCATAGTTCTTCTTTTTGAAACGGGAAAAAAAAAGCTTTCTGAAAATGCGCAGAGAACTTACTCCTCAAATTTCATTCAGTAAACAACCGTCTAACAGATGGGCTTTGGTTTGTTCGACCGGATAAAACTCTTTCAAATCCAGTTGCATTGAAAACTATGACACTTTTCTTTTTTTGCAAAGACAAAAAAGGGGGGAGGGTTTATTTTTGCAGTTCAGTCAACTTCATTTCCCGGGCTATTCATGCGCGCGGCAGCAGCGATAATTGTACCGCTGAAATTCTCTAATCCGGTAAAAGTATCAGAACCACCAAAGTAGCCACTTGTGCTTGCCTGAAATAGGTTGACCTCAAAATCAACTATACATGGACACGAAAAAAACGAATCAGGAAAATTCAGGCTTAGAAGTATCAGCCATTAACCGCACATTTAGCGAAGCCTTAAAACGAAAGCTAATTGAAGAATTAGATAAGAAAGTCATTACTATTGGACAAATTATTACGCTTTATGGCGTTAGCCGTACTTCTATTTACAAATGGCGTTATCTTTACTCAGTACATTATGAAAAGCAAACAAAAGTAGTGATACAAATGGAAAGTGAAGCATCCAAGAACATTTTTTTAAACCAGCGCGTAGCAGAATTAGAGCGTGTAGTTGGTCAAAAACAGTTGGAAATAGATTATCTGAATAAGGTAATAGACTTTGCTAACAAGGATTATAGCATAGATTTAAAAAAAAAGTGCGAACATCAGTCATTGAATGGTTCCGCAAGCACCCCCAAACACACAACCACCAAATGACAGACCTATACACTCTGAATGGTATCAGTAAACAAGCGCACGCACAAGCTTTA
This is a stretch of genomic DNA from Sphingobacteriales bacterium. It encodes these proteins:
- a CDS encoding T9SS type A sorting domain-containing protein, producing MKKIIVSLIAFLCYYSALHTQTVYFNQTYYEDSISMGSVAVKPISDGYLVVGDFNASGGYSATYLRKINLIGDSEWTEILDGDVQYSAIFFGNSFVATFDGNYFVGAERSNPSALSDFLLIKITAEGDILWKKQYETPTSVETGTHLLIHQNNGCLIAGIRQQYFNDNTTYGPSQFYILKVDSTGNQLWDATYGMWATLLYAEQTQDGGYVLSGYRYSNSTGYDMYVVKTDSIGTLQWQKTFGTNDDDGGCKVFQLANGNLMLMGLIKSTLPDKKGLYLANLSAANGTIIGQPKTHLKNNSYSPSSAHYYYPETGLIIAVPIAYGPPPIWEVAITAISEEGDILWEAPISSDTNTDDDYIRDIEPTPDGGFVLAGFNSNSPTKSWVLKVDSLGNTCGTAPCSSVEYPIGINPIQTGVRQYVQAQVFPNPVPNNGTAQITYSLPPQLSFGVVELYDLQGQKVRYQVLPAGGSSLTPSPQTQSPLNPLKGTFTQILDLSGLPSGMYVWRLALPGGYERHESTGKILVSEK
- a CDS encoding T9SS type A sorting domain-containing protein, with the protein product MPWISVMPGAKLIVDGGTVSNGCDNERWQGIQILGNPDEPHPAEPFNPLTDFAPAHGIAYLYNNAKIENARIGVATAMLNNQDGIIANTGGIIWAEGNTLFKNNQVGVLIANPNNALLRISHIQNCRFEITDDYIAGTGIYGQPVGIASRSGKLYSPIKNNVFINLQSIVETKQRGIGIFNTGTGMRVGETGSGNRFENLYKGIDYYAGPSLTSVISVQNNDFLATNKALTLNGGIFAQIENNHFDVTHFGNNIDGGYGIFTERASGYYIGNNSFTCSDASPNLNVALELRRDIDYAAGTVTENSFSGTFAVANIFSGKNPNLIIDCNQYNYPINMDWLIIKFNPTDYLNDQGICEEFEPKLARRNSFKPNPNGIDYLNIYNATNADFTYRAQSAVFAPTLNVEIPGGVDVFECFPSIQQSHCAFDDPCNPECWQQLLSQTNDPEEQMRLYTGLIQERLHLQQTAQAKTDLEELQRIETDKMLVATYTDEADSINAMLKLADIPLDNTENIEFVNLYLQILNGIQPPAGPGKTMSEQETLLRSLANNEISAQNTLAQSLIAAHYAETFDKTPLAPPKAKNSPKAEETSMYLYPNPANTQVQIYITLPEIFRNAKLYVLDLQGRIIDQLPVVQPNITLQIADYPNGFYLLHLKTTSGALYTQKLAVIR
- a CDS encoding transposase, whose amino-acid sequence is MDTKKTNQENSGLEVSAINRTFSEALKRKLIEELDKKVITIGQIITLYGVSRTSIYKWRYLYSVHYEKQTKVVIQMESEASKNIFLNQRVAELERVVGQKQLEIDYLNKVIDFANKDYSIDLKKKCEHQSLNGSASTPKHTTTK